The genome window AAGTACTCTTCGTCAGATCGGACGTTGGTCTGGAAGTATTTTTTAATTGTAACACCTTGGGAGTGTGTTTGTAGCGGACTGACGAGTCTCCGCCGGATGTCGTTTTCATATACATTTACTCATATTGGTTGTTCCCGACATAATTGACGTTTTTTCTGCAACTGTGTATTGCTCCTCATCCATCTCGCATGGCAAACATTGTAGACACCTATTTGCATTCATCTTCGTGAACTGACCAACCTCGTTCTTTTCAGGACAAGAAGGACAAAGACAAGGGGAAACATAAAGGTTCTAAGGAGGAGGAAAACCAACAGACAAAAGAGGTTAGTCAATAACAATCTATTATCTTTGTGCAGAAGTGGTCACGCCTTCTTATTCCATCTAGAGAAGCTGGGTTCCCAATGTGGCCCGGGTATTCGTATCTTGGGGGAGGGATGAGGCCAATGCCACTACGTCCGGAGTGTGAGGGTAACATTTGCACCCAATCTGGACGTGATGCGTCAAGTTGTCGGAGATAGAGGACCACAATGTGATGTCTGTCCAGTCTAAGGAGGTAATGTGATGACGTCAGAGCACAACCATTTTCAACCGACATCGTGTGTATATATGCATGAATGTATACAATGATTTGGTTCTGACACTGTTTCTTTCAGGATGAAGACGGCGACGACAACAGCCAGAAAGAAAAGGGAGACGATGAAAAACAAGAAGGTGAAGGAGACGAGAATGGTGCGGATGGAGAAAACCAAGAGGGTGAAGATGGGGAGAACCGAAATGGAACGGAAGAGGAGGGTGCCCAGGGGCAGGAGCAAGAGATAGACGATTCTGAAGGGTGGCATTGTGATTCAGACCGTCCTAACTACAGGGCGAGGAACGATGACCCGCTGATTAAAAAACTCCGGTATCAAGAGGTGAGTTCTTGCAAAGACATATAGTATAGGTGGCATGTCTTTCTTGAATACTGATACATCAGTCAAACGTCTGTTACGCTGAATATTCTGTGTTGGTCCAACGGTCTGTCAGAGGTTATTTCGAGGACCACAAAACCGTCACAACCTTGTCTCCGGCTCATGGCATTGAGTCTGTGTCAATTCAAATCCTGGTTCATTCTGCAACGATTGCTTCAATTTAACTTCGTTCAAGTCACCAGTTTTTCCATTTCAGACGACGGGTGGAATCTACCATACCGCAAATGAAGTCCTACTGGGAGAGCCATGCGGAGAGGAATGTAAATTCTGAAAGCGACATCGTGCCTGTGAACCATATTTACATTAGCACAACCACGTTCATTGTTCATTTCAATTATTAGGAGAGGTTTTCTTCAGCACCTCTGCCTTGCTTGACTGTGATAGACGCTTCCTCGCCACTTTTGAAGGACAGTTTGAAACCTGTACGGAGTTCATTTCCATCTGTTACCACAGTCATTTTGTCGAAGTGATTTCGAGGACGACTCTGATTCATGTCACAGCAGACCCGGAGCCACGAAGAATGATAAGCGACTGGCACAAGTGGGTCGCGGACAGGTtttcatttcaaagatggtCAACCGTCTTTCAAATTAGAGTATAGTGACCGTGTAAGAGGTTCGAGCAATGTATGGGTTTCTGACCAAATCTCTGTATAATCTATTGTCACGAGATGCGTCTTTTGTAGCTATCTTTATTATTTCTTGGAAGCTTTTACTATTTTTGTTttagcaagaattcataaagactattTATTCTTGCTTTAGTAATCTAGTTTTAGCTGATTCCAGCCCACTACTGTCCGTCCAGTTTGCAAGCTTGTAATCTTTCTATGAATCGTAGAAAAATGATGTATTTGATAGTTCATGCAATCATGTCCATGTCTATTGATATAGAATTTATGTTTATATCACACGCTAAATACATACGAAAACATTCCAATTACTgtaaatatcatattttgtaaatatGCATGCATTGCATACCATTAGTTAGTTTtgtttgttaccat of Lineus longissimus chromosome 17, tnLinLong1.2, whole genome shotgun sequence contains these proteins:
- the LOC135501849 gene encoding uncharacterized protein LOC135501849 isoform X3: MATLKYAAESEVIRKRMLYLMGTDVCRINDKKFIERLQVRVQDEYEKEQENKERQLAEKERQRQRRLISDGVMTAEQLREQDSTKWRKQRRTRTPPPGEEQDRKLVQEKARPISYHDKKDKDKGKHKGSKEEENQQTKEDEDGDDNSQKEKGDDEKQEGEGDENGADGENQEGEDGENRNGTEEEGAQGQEQEIDDSEGWHCDSDRPNYRARNDDPLIKKLRYQETTGGIYHTANEVLLGEPCGEECKF
- the LOC135501849 gene encoding uncharacterized protein LOC135501849 isoform X2; this translates as MSSYCGACIGDQDAAESEVIRKRMLYLMGTDVCRINDKKFIERLQVRVQDEYEKEQENKERQLAEKERQRQRRLISDGVMTAEQLREQDSTKWRKQRRTRTPPPGEEQDRKLVQEKARPISYHDKKDKDKGKHKGSKEEENQQTKEDEDGDDNSQKEKGDDEKQEGEGDENGADGENQEGEDGENRNGTEEEGAQGQEQEIDDSEGWHCDSDRPNYRARNDDPLIKKLRYQETTGGIYHTANEVLLGEPCGEECKF